From a single Aricia agestis chromosome 17, ilAriAges1.1, whole genome shotgun sequence genomic region:
- the LOC121735393 gene encoding GPI-anchored hemophore cfmA-like isoform X2 produces MSFNPLDFFNMFFSGSIGNSSRTKRALPYFASCNYTNSSQAGLQCRDCNTASRCYPNNRALVRSCSGFFPYCNNGRCSFQPGPLCSSGSSSSGSGSGSGSGSGSGSGSGSGSGSGSGSGSGSGSGSGSGSGSGSGSDSSNSSSTNSTSG; encoded by the exons ATGTCTTTCAACCCCTTGGACTTCTTCAACATGTTCTTCAGCGGTAGCATCGGTAACAGCTCCCGAACCAAGAGGGCCTTACCTTACTTCGCCAGCTGCAACTATACCAATTCTAGCCAG GCCGGATTGCAATGCCGCGACTGTAACACAGCATCCCGCTGCTACCCCAACAACAGGGCGCTAGTGAGGTCCTGCAGCGGGTTCTTTCCGTACTGCAACAACGGCCGCTGCTCCTTCCAGCCCGGACCGCTGTGCAGCTCCGGCTCGTCCAGCTCCGGATCTGGATCCGGATCTGGATCTGGATCTGGATCTGGATCTGGATCTGGATCTGGATCTGGATCCGGATCGGGATCTGGATCCGGATCTGGATCCGGATCCGGCTCCGGATCTGGATCCGGGTCCGGCTCCGACAGCTCCAACTCCAGTAGCACCAACTCTACCTCCGGCTAA
- the LOC121735393 gene encoding GPI-anchored hemophore cfmA-like isoform X1 gives MAFRNFCVCVLLALAVGNVITAEEERFWPMSFNPLDFFNMFFSGSIGNSSRTKRALPYFASCNYTNSSQAGLQCRDCNTASRCYPNNRALVRSCSGFFPYCNNGRCSFQPGPLCSSGSSSSGSGSGSGSGSGSGSGSGSGSGSGSGSGSGSGSGSGSGSGSGSGSDSSNSSSTNSTSG, from the exons ATGGCCTTCCGCAACTTCTGTGTCTGCGTTCTGCTTGCTTTG GCAGTGGGAAACGTCATCACGGCTGAGGAGGAGAGGTTTTGGCCCATGTCTTTCAACCCCTTGGACTTCTTCAACATGTTCTTCAGCGGTAGCATCGGTAACAGCTCCCGAACCAAGAGGGCCTTACCTTACTTCGCCAGCTGCAACTATACCAATTCTAGCCAG GCCGGATTGCAATGCCGCGACTGTAACACAGCATCCCGCTGCTACCCCAACAACAGGGCGCTAGTGAGGTCCTGCAGCGGGTTCTTTCCGTACTGCAACAACGGCCGCTGCTCCTTCCAGCCCGGACCGCTGTGCAGCTCCGGCTCGTCCAGCTCCGGATCTGGATCCGGATCTGGATCTGGATCTGGATCTGGATCTGGATCTGGATCTGGATCTGGATCCGGATCGGGATCTGGATCCGGATCTGGATCCGGATCCGGCTCCGGATCTGGATCCGGGTCCGGCTCCGACAGCTCCAACTCCAGTAGCACCAACTCTACCTCCGGCTAA
- the LOC121735386 gene encoding uncharacterized protein LOC121735386: MTATNQMLFHIFLATVLVNALLETSVAYEHGPEHDEDPKHHHSDAANETDGHERKFHWPSSVTIGIHREANVDGPDHSNPGNDTVDGARKFHWPSSASLTIHRAGQVDSDAARQMDGPNAPGNYTDGERKFHWPGSVSFEIHREAKVDGPDHPTPGNDTEDGERRFRWPSSMGFTISRAGPAMHHGNPLAPEGDKPDQEDKSFGFSPVLVPCNHTTQAGHRCADCTHTLLCYSNNLGVKRDCGPRYCDDGRCSSQPTANCADASNE, encoded by the exons ATGACTGCAACAAATCAAATGCTTTTTCATATCTTTCTGGCTACG GTGCTAGTAAATGCGTTACTAGAAACTTCTGTAGCATATGAACATGGTCCAGAACATGATGAAGATCCAAAGCATCATCACAGCGATGCAGCAAATGAAACTGATGGTCATGAACGAAAATTCCATTGGCCTAGCTCAGTGACCATAGGAATTCATCGTGAAGCAAATGTCGATGGGCCAGACCATTCTAATCCAGGAAATGACACTGTTGATGGGGCTAGGAAATTCCATTGGCCAAGTTCTGCCTCTTTAACTATCCATCGTGCTGGCCAAGTCGATTCAGATGCTGCAAGACAAATGGATGGACCAAATGCTCCAGGAAACTACACAGATGGTGAAAGAAAATTTCACTGGCCAGGCTCAGTAAGCTTTGAAATCCATCGTGAAGCAAAAGTCGACGGACCAGACCATCCAACTCCAGGGAATGACACTGAAGATGGTGAAAGAAGATTCCGTTGGCCGAGCTCAATGGGTTTCACAATCAGTCGCGCTGGACCAGCAATGCATCATGGGAATCCACTAGCACCAGAAGGTGACAAACCTGACCAAGAGGATAAGTCATTCGGATTCTCACCGGTATTAGTGCCATGCAATCATACAACTCAG GCCGGCCATAGATGTGCTGACTGCACCCACACCCTGCTGTGTTACTCCAACAACCTGGGTGTCAAACGCGACTGCGGCCCGCGGTACTGTGATGATGGGAGATGCTCCTCGCAACCCACTGCCAATTGTGCCGACGCATCAAACGAATAA